One segment of Shewanella piezotolerans WP3 DNA contains the following:
- the rlmE gene encoding 23S rRNA (uridine(2552)-2'-O)-methyltransferase RlmE — MSGKKRTASSSRWMQEHFDDHYVKLAQKRGFRSRAAFKIEEIQEKDKLIRPGMTVVDLGAAPGGWSQVAVKLAGDKGKVIACDILPMDPIVGVDFLQGDFREEKVLDALLTRVGDAKVDVVLSDMAPNMSGTGGVDQPRAMYLVELALDMCHQVLAPNGCFAVKVFQGEGFDEYMKAVKEAFKTVKTRKPDSSRPRSREVYLVATGYKL; from the coding sequence ATGTCAGGTAAAAAACGAACAGCTAGTTCATCTCGCTGGATGCAAGAACATTTCGATGATCACTATGTCAAACTCGCGCAAAAACGCGGTTTTAGGTCAAGAGCGGCCTTTAAGATAGAAGAGATCCAAGAGAAAGATAAACTTATTCGTCCGGGGATGACGGTTGTTGATTTAGGTGCCGCACCCGGCGGTTGGTCACAAGTGGCCGTTAAACTTGCTGGAGACAAAGGAAAAGTTATCGCATGTGACATCTTGCCTATGGATCCCATTGTAGGTGTAGATTTCTTGCAAGGGGATTTTCGCGAGGAAAAAGTACTTGATGCGCTACTGACTCGAGTTGGTGATGCAAAAGTGGATGTCGTGTTATCTGATATGGCACCAAACATGAGTGGGACTGGCGGGGTAGACCAACCTCGTGCTATGTATTTGGTAGAACTTGCATTAGACATGTGTCATCAAGTTTTGGCACCTAATGGCTGTTTTGCTGTTAAGGTCTTTCAGGGGGAGGGCTTTGACGAATACATGAAAGCAGTAAAAGAAGCATTTAAAACGGTTAAAACACGTAAGCCAGATTCTTCGCGACCACGATCGCGTGAAGTCTATCTTGTGGCGACTGGGTACAAGTTATAG
- the ftsH gene encoding ATP-dependent zinc metalloprotease FtsH, translating into MAKNLILWVVIAVVLMSVFQGYSPSSSNKQKMDYSTFLDDVKAGQVSTVEVKSDQRTIEGTKRTGEKFVTIMPMPDLDLINDLDRKGIMMKGQEAEESGFLTQIFISWFPMLLLIGVWIFFMRQMQGGGGKGAMSFGKSKAKLMSEDQIKTTFADVAGCDEAKEDVKELVDYLKEPTRFQKLGGRIPTGVLLVGPPGTGKTLIAKAIAGEAKVPFFTISGSDFVEMFVGVGASRVRDMFEQAKKSAPCIIFIDEIDAVGRQRGAGVGGGHDEREQTLNQMLVEMDGFEGNEGVIVIAATNRPDVLDAALLRPGRFDRQVVVGLPDVRGREQILKVHMRKVPLADGVKASVIARGTPGFSGADLANLVNEAALFAARNSRRVVGMEEFESAKDKIMMGAERRTMVMSEEEKEMTAYHEAGHAIVGCLVPEHDPVHKVTIIPRGRALGVTFFLPEADAISQSRRKLESQISVAYGGRLAEEIIYGTEKVSTGASQDIKYATSIARNMVTQWGFSEKLGPVLYAEDENEVFLGRSMGKSQHMSDDTARIIDAEVKMLIDSNYERAQKYLTENMDILHAMKDALMKYETIDSNQIDDLMERREVRMPAEWEKDQQSDDNDSNGASSEKKENTDDTEERKTDVTDADESPAK; encoded by the coding sequence ATGGCTAAAAATTTAATTCTCTGGGTTGTCATCGCTGTTGTATTGATGTCAGTTTTTCAGGGCTATTCCCCCTCTTCTTCAAATAAGCAGAAGATGGATTATTCTACCTTTTTGGATGACGTAAAAGCTGGACAGGTTAGTACTGTTGAAGTGAAAAGCGATCAACGTACCATTGAAGGGACTAAGCGTACAGGTGAGAAATTTGTCACCATTATGCCAATGCCGGATCTAGATCTAATTAATGATCTTGACCGTAAAGGCATCATGATGAAAGGCCAAGAAGCGGAAGAGTCGGGTTTCTTGACCCAAATCTTTATCTCTTGGTTCCCAATGCTACTCCTTATTGGTGTGTGGATTTTCTTCATGCGTCAAATGCAAGGTGGTGGTGGTAAAGGCGCGATGTCATTTGGTAAGAGTAAAGCCAAATTGATGAGCGAAGACCAGATTAAAACGACTTTTGCTGACGTTGCTGGTTGTGACGAAGCCAAAGAAGACGTTAAAGAGCTGGTTGATTACCTGAAAGAGCCAACACGTTTCCAAAAGTTGGGTGGCCGAATTCCTACAGGTGTTTTGCTCGTGGGCCCTCCAGGTACAGGTAAGACGCTAATTGCTAAAGCCATTGCTGGTGAAGCTAAAGTGCCTTTCTTTACTATTTCAGGTTCAGACTTTGTTGAAATGTTTGTTGGTGTTGGTGCATCTCGCGTACGTGACATGTTCGAACAAGCTAAAAAGTCTGCTCCTTGTATTATCTTCATTGATGAAATCGATGCTGTTGGTCGCCAGCGTGGCGCAGGTGTGGGTGGCGGTCATGATGAGCGTGAACAGACATTGAACCAAATGCTGGTTGAAATGGATGGCTTTGAAGGTAACGAAGGTGTGATTGTCATCGCAGCGACTAACCGTCCCGACGTACTTGATGCTGCATTATTACGTCCAGGCCGTTTCGACCGTCAGGTTGTTGTTGGTTTACCAGATGTTCGTGGTCGTGAGCAAATTCTTAAAGTGCATATGCGTAAAGTACCTTTAGCTGACGGTGTTAAGGCAAGTGTTATTGCTCGTGGTACACCTGGTTTCTCTGGTGCTGACTTGGCTAACCTTGTTAATGAAGCGGCGCTGTTTGCTGCTCGTAACAGTCGCCGTGTCGTTGGCATGGAAGAGTTTGAAAGCGCAAAAGACAAAATCATGATGGGTGCTGAGCGCCGTACGATGGTGATGTCTGAAGAAGAAAAAGAGATGACCGCATACCATGAAGCGGGTCATGCTATCGTTGGTTGTCTAGTGCCTGAGCACGATCCTGTGCATAAGGTTACTATTATTCCACGTGGCCGTGCCCTGGGTGTTACTTTCTTCTTGCCTGAAGCGGATGCGATTAGTCAAAGTCGACGTAAACTTGAAAGCCAGATTTCAGTTGCTTATGGTGGCCGTCTAGCTGAAGAGATTATCTACGGAACAGAGAAAGTTTCGACTGGTGCGTCGCAAGATATTAAGTACGCGACATCTATCGCGCGTAACATGGTGACGCAATGGGGTTTCTCTGAGAAGTTAGGTCCAGTACTTTACGCTGAAGATGAGAACGAAGTCTTCTTAGGTCGTAGCATGGGTAAATCACAGCATATGTCAGACGACACTGCTCGAATTATTGATGCTGAAGTTAAGATGTTGATTGACTCTAACTACGAAAGAGCTCAAAAGTATTTGACTGAAAATATGGATATTCTCCATGCAATGAAAGATGCTTTGATGAAGTATGAAACCATTGATTCAAATCAGATTGATGACTTAATGGAACGTCGTGAAGTGCGTATGCCTGCTGAGTGGGAAAAAGACCAGCAGTCTGATGATAACGACAGCAACGGTGCTTCTTCTGAGAAGAAAGAGAACACTGACGACACTGAAGAGCGAAAAACTGATGTAACTGATGCGGACGAATCACCTGCTAAGTAA
- the folP gene encoding dihydropteroate synthase — translation MGLSCLWSFILSILTCGDKSLDLSTAVIMGILNVTPDSFSDGGAYSSFERACLQADTMVEHGATFIDIGGESTRPGAKDVSVADELARVIPLIEYVSKHHDIWISIDTSKPEVMRAAVAAGAQLINDVRALQEPGALAAACELNVPVCLMHMQGQPRTMQQAPIYADVVEDIAAFFKQRIEQCVQAGIKRDNIVLDPGFGFGKSLAHNYEILQRFAEFDVFGLPLLAGMSRKSMFGQLLNRDVSQRLSASLAANMLALQAGADIVRVHDVQETADMMAVLSATKNYKDLS, via the coding sequence ATGGGGCTTTCTTGTTTATGGAGTTTTATTTTGTCGATATTAACTTGTGGTGACAAATCATTAGATTTATCTACAGCGGTTATTATGGGGATCCTTAACGTTACCCCTGACTCTTTTTCTGATGGTGGCGCATACTCTTCATTTGAAAGAGCCTGCCTTCAAGCAGATACCATGGTTGAACATGGGGCGACGTTTATTGATATTGGTGGCGAGTCTACCAGACCTGGTGCTAAAGATGTAAGCGTGGCCGATGAGCTCGCACGAGTTATTCCGCTAATAGAATATGTATCTAAGCATCATGATATTTGGATCTCGATTGATACCAGTAAGCCAGAAGTAATGAGAGCAGCTGTCGCTGCTGGTGCACAGCTCATTAATGATGTTAGAGCCTTACAAGAGCCTGGTGCATTAGCAGCGGCCTGTGAGCTTAATGTTCCCGTATGCCTTATGCATATGCAAGGGCAACCTCGTACGATGCAGCAAGCCCCAATCTATGCCGACGTTGTTGAAGATATAGCGGCGTTTTTTAAGCAGCGTATAGAACAATGTGTTCAAGCAGGTATTAAGCGTGACAATATTGTGCTTGATCCAGGATTTGGATTTGGTAAATCATTAGCGCATAATTATGAAATATTACAGCGCTTTGCTGAATTTGATGTTTTCGGGCTTCCTTTGTTAGCAGGAATGTCTCGAAAAAGCATGTTCGGTCAGTTACTTAATCGTGATGTATCACAAAGATTAAGCGCGTCGCTTGCTGCTAATATGTTAGCCCTGCAGGCGGGAGCCGATATAGTGCGTGTACATGATGTACAGGAAACAGCCGATATGATGGCTGTACTCAGCGCGACAAAAAATTACAAGGATTTAAGCTAG
- the glmM gene encoding phosphoglucosamine mutase produces MKQRQFFGTDGIRGKVGAGKMTPELALKLGWAAGRVLSRAGTHKVIIGKDTRISGYLFESALEAGLSAAGLDVMLIGPMPTPAVAYLTRTFRAEAGIVISASHNPYYDNGIKFFYTDGSKLEDAVELEIEAELEKPLTCVESHLLGKVGRIDDAAGRYIEYCKSHFPAEQTLSGLKIVVDCAHGATYHIAPSVFKELGAEVIAIGDKPNGLNINDKVGATSMAKICETVLEENADLGIALDGDGDRIMMVNRHGRVIDGDEILYILACDAQKRGVLQGGVVGTLMSNLGLDLALQALDIPFVRSKVGDRYVMELLKEHDWKIGGENSGHILNLDHGTTGDGIVAGILVLAAMCRQSASLEELTAGITMLPQVLVNVRFEGADDPLSSEVVLAAKAEVEQKLGARGRVLLRKSGTEPLLRVMVEGDDRADVTQFANDIADAVRNLV; encoded by the coding sequence GTGAAGCAAAGACAATTTTTTGGTACCGACGGTATTCGTGGCAAGGTCGGTGCGGGCAAGATGACACCTGAGCTTGCTCTCAAACTGGGTTGGGCGGCAGGACGTGTATTATCTCGTGCCGGAACACATAAAGTGATTATTGGTAAAGATACCCGTATTTCAGGGTATTTATTTGAATCAGCACTAGAGGCTGGCTTATCTGCTGCGGGTCTTGATGTCATGCTTATTGGCCCAATGCCGACGCCTGCCGTTGCTTATTTAACACGTACATTCCGCGCAGAAGCAGGCATAGTGATCAGCGCATCACACAACCCTTATTATGATAATGGTATTAAGTTCTTTTATACCGATGGTAGTAAATTAGAAGATGCGGTAGAGCTTGAAATCGAAGCTGAATTGGAAAAACCATTAACTTGCGTAGAGTCTCACTTATTGGGCAAAGTGGGTCGTATCGATGATGCTGCTGGCCGTTATATTGAATACTGTAAAAGTCACTTCCCGGCTGAGCAAACATTAAGTGGATTAAAGATTGTTGTAGATTGTGCCCACGGGGCTACATATCACATCGCACCTAGCGTATTTAAAGAGCTTGGCGCTGAAGTTATCGCGATTGGTGATAAACCTAATGGCTTGAACATCAACGACAAAGTTGGTGCAACTTCGATGGCTAAAATTTGTGAAACTGTGCTGGAAGAAAATGCCGACTTAGGTATAGCACTAGACGGTGATGGTGATCGGATCATGATGGTTAACCGTCATGGTCGGGTGATTGATGGCGACGAAATTCTTTATATCCTAGCCTGTGATGCGCAAAAGCGTGGCGTATTGCAAGGCGGAGTCGTTGGAACATTGATGTCTAACCTAGGCCTAGACTTAGCACTGCAGGCGCTTGATATTCCGTTTGTACGTTCTAAAGTGGGCGACCGTTATGTGATGGAGTTATTAAAAGAGCATGATTGGAAGATTGGAGGCGAGAACTCTGGCCACATTCTAAACCTTGATCATGGTACAACTGGTGACGGTATTGTGGCGGGGATACTGGTACTCGCAGCAATGTGTCGTCAAAGCGCTAGCCTTGAAGAGCTCACCGCCGGCATAACCATGTTGCCTCAAGTATTGGTCAATGTTCGTTTTGAAGGTGCTGATGACCCGTTGTCGTCAGAAGTTGTCTTGGCAGCTAAAGCCGAGGTTGAACAGAAACTTGGTGCAAGAGGCCGTGTGCTGTTGCGTAAGTCTGGCACAGAGCCTTTACTTCGGGTGATGGTAGAGGGTGACGATCGCGCTGACGTAACGCAATTTGCAAACGACATAGCAGATGCTGTCCGTAATCTAGTGTAG
- the tpiA gene encoding triose-phosphate isomerase, with translation MALRRPMVAGNWKMNGSAQLAQELFKKFATKLQNDSAEVVLCPPSIYLESVRQLLDENKEALNGCLVRMGTQNVSQHDFGAYTGEISGQMLKDSGCRYVIIGHSERRRMYGETSDIVAEKFAAAQKHGLTPILCVGESGPAREARRTFEVIAEELDVVIEKNGTMAFDNAIIAYEPLWAVGTGKSATPEQAQEVHAFIRKRLSEVSPFIGENIRILYGGSVTPSNAADLFAQPDVDGGLIGGVSLNATEFLSLCTIAMSA, from the coding sequence ATGGCACTAAGACGTCCCATGGTCGCTGGTAATTGGAAAATGAATGGCAGTGCGCAACTCGCGCAAGAGCTATTCAAAAAATTCGCTACCAAGCTCCAAAATGATTCAGCGGAAGTAGTTTTGTGTCCGCCTTCTATTTATTTAGAAAGTGTTCGACAGCTGCTAGATGAAAATAAAGAAGCCTTAAATGGTTGTCTTGTCAGAATGGGTACGCAGAATGTCAGTCAACATGACTTCGGTGCTTATACTGGTGAAATATCTGGGCAGATGTTAAAAGATTCAGGATGCCGATATGTTATTATTGGCCATTCAGAACGTCGCCGTATGTACGGAGAGACGAGTGACATAGTAGCAGAGAAATTTGCTGCAGCTCAAAAACATGGTTTGACGCCAATCTTATGTGTTGGTGAGTCAGGTCCAGCTCGTGAAGCAAGACGTACTTTTGAAGTTATTGCTGAAGAGTTAGACGTGGTCATTGAAAAAAATGGCACCATGGCTTTTGACAACGCAATTATCGCTTACGAGCCATTATGGGCAGTAGGAACAGGTAAGAGCGCTACGCCAGAGCAGGCACAGGAAGTTCATGCGTTTATTCGCAAACGCCTCTCTGAAGTATCTCCATTTATCGGAGAAAATATCAGGATTTTGTACGGTGGTAGCGTAACACCGAGTAACGCAGCAGATTTATTTGCGCAGCCTGATGTAGACGGTGGCTTGATTGGCGGTGTTAGCCTCAATGCTACTGAATTTCTCAGTCTATGTACGATAGCGATGAGCGCATAA
- the secG gene encoding preprotein translocase subunit SecG yields the protein MYEVLMVVYLLVAIGLVGMILIQQGKGADMGASFGAGASGTLFGSSGSGNFLTRSTAILAIAFFALSLTIGNLSANHTQSEDAWNDLGSDAAQAVEQVQQGAEKSEDKIPD from the coding sequence ATGTATGAAGTTCTAATGGTTGTTTACTTGTTGGTAGCGATTGGTCTTGTAGGCATGATCCTAATCCAGCAAGGTAAAGGTGCAGATATGGGGGCCTCTTTTGGCGCCGGTGCATCTGGTACTCTGTTCGGTTCATCAGGTTCTGGTAACTTCTTGACTCGTTCAACTGCAATTTTAGCGATAGCGTTTTTTGCTTTAAGTCTTACTATTGGTAACTTAAGTGCAAACCACACTCAATCTGAAGATGCATGGAACGATTTGGGTAGCGATGCAGCACAAGCTGTTGAGCAAGTTCAGCAGGGCGCTGAAAAGTCAGAAGATAAAATCCCTGACTAA
- the rimP gene encoding ribosome maturation factor RimP encodes MATLERKLVEMLKAPVEALGHELWGLEYIQAGKHSILRLYIDNEKGIFIEDCAETSRQVSAVMDVEDPISTEYTLEVSSPGVDRPLFTAEQYQLYIGETVKVQVTMPVAGSRNLKGTVIGIEGQMLTLSVDGNELIIALDNIRKGNLIAKF; translated from the coding sequence TTGGCTACATTAGAACGCAAACTGGTAGAGATGCTCAAAGCACCAGTTGAAGCATTAGGCCACGAGCTTTGGGGTTTGGAATATATTCAAGCAGGTAAGCACTCTATCTTGCGTCTATATATAGACAACGAAAAAGGCATTTTTATTGAGGACTGTGCAGAGACCAGTCGTCAAGTTAGTGCTGTAATGGATGTTGAAGACCCAATCTCAACAGAGTACACACTCGAAGTTTCTTCACCTGGTGTAGATAGACCACTGTTCACTGCTGAACAGTATCAACTTTACATCGGTGAAACTGTAAAAGTACAAGTGACGATGCCTGTTGCAGGTAGTCGTAATTTAAAAGGAACCGTTATTGGCATAGAGGGGCAAATGCTTACTCTGTCGGTAGACGGCAACGAACTGATAATTGCTTTGGATAATATCCGCAAAGGCAATTTAATCGCTAAGTTTTGA
- the nusA gene encoding transcription termination factor NusA produces MNKEILLVAEAVSNEKGVPREKIFEALEIALATATKKKYEGDIEVRVAIDRKTGGYETFRRWMVVEDTGEPLENPFREITLEAAVYDDPEIELGGFIEDEIDSVAFDRITTQTAKQVIVQKVREAERAQIVDQFRDREGELIVGVVKKSNRESVVVDLGSNADGVLFKEDLISRESFRPGDRVRALLYSVRPEARGAQLFLTRTKSEMLIELFRVEVPEIQDEMIEIMGAARDPGSRAKIAVKSNDRRIDPIGACVGMRGARVQAVSNELGGERVDIVLWDDNPAQYVINCMAPADVASIIVDEDNHSMDIAVEADSLAQAIGRNGQNIRLATQLSGWELNVMTVDDMKAKHQAESAKVVNLFIESLDVDSEFAQVLADEGFTSLEEIAYVPSSELLEIEGFDEDIVESLRERAKAAISTRALATEEALDGAEPSEDLLALEGLDRHLAFVMASKGVITLEDLAEQGIDDLIEIEELTEEKAGELIMAARNICWFGEEA; encoded by the coding sequence ATGAATAAAGAGATCCTGCTAGTCGCTGAGGCGGTTTCAAATGAAAAAGGTGTACCTCGCGAAAAGATTTTTGAAGCGTTGGAAATTGCACTAGCCACAGCAACCAAGAAAAAATATGAAGGTGACATTGAAGTACGTGTTGCCATTGATCGCAAAACTGGTGGTTACGAAACATTCCGTCGTTGGATGGTTGTTGAGGACACTGGCGAGCCGTTAGAGAACCCTTTCCGCGAAATTACGCTCGAAGCAGCTGTATACGACGATCCTGAGATTGAGCTTGGTGGCTTTATCGAAGATGAAATCGATTCAGTGGCATTTGACCGTATTACGACGCAAACTGCGAAACAAGTCATCGTTCAGAAAGTACGTGAAGCTGAACGCGCACAGATTGTTGACCAATTTCGTGATCGCGAAGGTGAGCTAATCGTTGGTGTCGTTAAGAAAAGTAACCGTGAAAGCGTGGTTGTTGATTTGGGTAGTAATGCTGATGGCGTACTGTTCAAAGAAGACCTTATCTCACGTGAGTCTTTCCGCCCTGGTGACCGTGTTAGAGCATTGCTTTACTCGGTACGCCCAGAAGCGCGCGGTGCACAGCTATTCTTGACTCGCACTAAATCAGAGATGCTCATTGAGCTTTTCCGTGTTGAAGTGCCAGAAATTCAAGACGAAATGATCGAAATCATGGGCGCTGCTCGTGATCCTGGTTCTCGCGCAAAGATTGCTGTTAAGTCTAACGACCGTCGTATCGATCCTATCGGTGCGTGCGTTGGTATGCGTGGTGCACGTGTTCAAGCCGTTTCAAACGAGCTTGGCGGTGAGCGTGTTGATATCGTGCTTTGGGACGATAACCCAGCGCAATACGTTATCAACTGTATGGCGCCAGCTGATGTTGCTTCAATCATTGTAGATGAAGACAACCACTCTATGGATATCGCTGTTGAAGCTGATAGCTTAGCGCAAGCAATTGGTCGTAATGGTCAAAACATTCGTTTAGCAACTCAACTATCTGGTTGGGAACTTAACGTAATGACTGTTGATGATATGAAAGCTAAGCATCAAGCAGAGAGCGCTAAAGTAGTTAACTTGTTCATCGAGTCATTAGACGTAGATAGCGAGTTTGCTCAAGTTTTGGCTGACGAAGGCTTTACCTCTTTAGAAGAGATTGCTTACGTACCAAGCTCAGAACTACTAGAAATTGAAGGGTTTGACGAAGATATCGTTGAGTCTTTAAGAGAACGTGCAAAAGCTGCGATCTCGACTCGCGCACTTGCGACTGAAGAGGCACTTGATGGTGCTGAACCAAGTGAAGACCTACTAGCGTTAGAAGGTTTGGATAGACATTTGGCATTCGTAATGGCAAGCAAAGGCGTAATCACGCTAGAAGATTTAGCCGAACAAGGCATTGATGATTTGATCGAAATTGAAGAATTAACAGAAGAAAAAGCAGGTGAGCTCATTATGGCTGCCCGTAATATCTGTTGGTTTGGCGAAGAAGCATAA
- the infB gene encoding translation initiation factor IF-2, translated as MADTTVDKLAKEVGKSADRLVEQFSQAGIKKSANDTVSESEKQQLLDFLKKQHGGDAAPQKMTLQRKSVSTLSVAGSGGQSKDVKVEVRKKRTFVKRDEAAEAELAAAAKAEEEAKAAAAKAEAEAKAKADAEAKQKADAEAKAKAEKAAKAKSEKQEAAPAQTADEKAAKDEADKLQAAKDEVAKAKADAEAAAATEEARRLAEENAKRWADEEKARKEAEKTGDHHVTTSTEARAAEDTADANAEKRGRRPRKPSANAGNNANSNSNAGSGRPGGKGKRGKDNRRDNRNSRNSRNARSVAPESMDQAFNKSAVVVKAEVSIGETVSVSELASKMSVKATEIIKQMMKMGSMVTINQVLDQETAQLVAEEMGHKVILTRENELEHQVLADRNGDVKVEPRAPVVTIMGHVDHGKTSLLDYIRRAKVASGEAGGITQHIGAYHVETGNGMITFLDTPGHAAFTAMRARGAKATDIVILVVAADDGVMPQTIEAIQHAKAGGVPLIVAVNKIDKPEADPERVKSELSQHGVMSEDWGGENMFVHVSAKSGEGIDELLEGILLESEVLELKAVREGMAAGVVVESKLDKGRGPVATVLVQEGTLKQGDIVLCGLEYGKVRAMKDENGKAITEAGPSIPVEILGLSGVPSAGDEATVVRDERKAREVALYRQGKFRDVKLARQQKSKLENMFANMVEGEVQELNLVLKADVQGSLEAIADSLNKLSTDEVKVNIIARGVGGLTETDATLAAASNAIMVGFNVRADAQARKVVDSESVDLRYYSIIYQLIDEVRDAMGGMLAPEFRQEIIGLAEVRDVFKSPKIGAIAGCMVTEGTIKRSAPIRVLRENVVIYEGELESLRRFKDDVSDVRNGMECGIGVKNYNDVRVGDQIEVFETVEIARTL; from the coding sequence ATGGCAGATACTACAGTAGACAAACTAGCCAAAGAAGTTGGGAAAAGCGCTGATCGACTGGTCGAGCAATTTTCTCAGGCTGGTATCAAGAAATCGGCGAACGATACGGTTTCTGAATCTGAAAAACAGCAGTTGCTTGATTTTCTTAAGAAGCAACATGGTGGCGATGCTGCACCACAAAAGATGACATTACAGCGTAAGTCGGTGTCTACATTGAGCGTTGCGGGAAGTGGCGGTCAATCTAAAGACGTTAAAGTAGAAGTTCGCAAGAAGCGCACTTTTGTTAAACGCGACGAAGCGGCAGAAGCTGAATTAGCGGCTGCGGCGAAAGCTGAAGAAGAAGCGAAAGCTGCTGCGGCGAAAGCTGAAGCAGAAGCTAAGGCTAAAGCCGATGCTGAAGCAAAGCAAAAAGCTGATGCAGAAGCTAAAGCGAAAGCTGAAAAAGCAGCTAAAGCTAAGTCAGAGAAGCAAGAAGCAGCTCCTGCACAAACTGCAGACGAAAAAGCCGCTAAAGATGAAGCAGATAAGCTTCAAGCAGCTAAAGATGAAGTTGCTAAAGCCAAGGCTGATGCTGAAGCTGCCGCAGCTACTGAAGAAGCACGTCGTTTAGCTGAAGAAAATGCTAAACGTTGGGCTGATGAAGAAAAAGCTCGTAAAGAAGCAGAGAAGACAGGCGATCACCATGTAACGACTTCTACAGAAGCTCGTGCAGCTGAAGATACCGCTGATGCTAATGCTGAAAAACGTGGACGTCGTCCTCGTAAGCCTTCTGCAAATGCTGGCAATAATGCCAACTCAAACTCAAATGCGGGTTCAGGCCGTCCAGGCGGCAAAGGTAAGCGCGGTAAAGATAACCGTCGTGATAACCGTAACTCACGTAACTCACGTAATGCACGTAGCGTTGCACCAGAGTCTATGGATCAAGCATTTAATAAATCTGCCGTTGTTGTTAAAGCAGAAGTTAGCATTGGTGAAACGGTTTCAGTTTCTGAACTTGCTTCAAAGATGTCAGTTAAAGCAACTGAAATTATCAAGCAGATGATGAAAATGGGCTCTATGGTTACGATTAACCAAGTCCTAGACCAAGAGACTGCACAGCTAGTTGCTGAAGAGATGGGTCACAAAGTGATTCTGACTCGTGAAAATGAGCTCGAGCATCAAGTTCTTGCTGATCGTAACGGTGACGTTAAAGTTGAACCACGTGCACCAGTAGTAACTATCATGGGTCACGTTGACCATGGTAAAACATCGCTACTTGATTATATTCGTCGTGCAAAAGTTGCTTCTGGCGAAGCGGGTGGTATTACCCAGCATATTGGTGCTTACCACGTTGAAACGGGTAACGGCATGATCACCTTCCTTGATACTCCTGGTCACGCTGCGTTTACCGCAATGCGTGCTCGTGGTGCCAAGGCAACTGATATTGTTATTCTTGTTGTTGCTGCAGACGATGGCGTTATGCCACAAACAATCGAAGCTATCCAGCATGCTAAAGCAGGTGGTGTACCACTGATTGTTGCAGTGAACAAGATTGATAAGCCGGAAGCAGATCCTGAGCGTGTTAAGTCTGAGCTGTCTCAACATGGCGTAATGTCAGAAGACTGGGGCGGAGAGAACATGTTTGTTCACGTTTCAGCTAAGAGCGGCGAAGGTATTGATGAATTACTAGAAGGTATCCTTCTAGAGTCTGAAGTATTAGAGCTTAAAGCAGTTCGTGAAGGTATGGCTGCTGGTGTTGTTGTTGAATCTAAGCTTGATAAAGGCCGTGGTCCAGTTGCAACAGTGCTTGTACAAGAAGGTACACTGAAGCAGGGCGATATCGTTCTTTGTGGTCTTGAGTACGGTAAAGTCCGTGCGATGAAAGATGAAAACGGTAAAGCAATTACTGAAGCAGGTCCATCTATTCCGGTAGAGATCTTAGGTCTTTCTGGAGTGCCATCAGCTGGTGATGAAGCTACTGTTGTACGTGATGAGCGTAAAGCGCGTGAAGTTGCACTTTACCGTCAAGGCAAGTTCCGTGACGTTAAGCTGGCTCGCCAGCAGAAGTCAAAGCTTGAAAACATGTTCGCCAATATGGTTGAAGGTGAAGTTCAAGAGCTTAACTTGGTACTTAAAGCTGACGTACAAGGTTCGCTTGAAGCAATCGCTGATTCGCTTAATAAGCTATCAACTGACGAAGTTAAAGTTAACATCATCGCTCGCGGTGTAGGTGGACTGACTGAGACAGACGCAACATTAGCAGCAGCATCTAACGCTATTATGGTTGGCTTTAACGTTCGTGCTGATGCACAAGCGCGTAAAGTCGTCGATAGCGAAAGTGTTGACCTACGTTACTATAGCATCATCTACCAATTGATTGATGAAGTTAGAGACGCGATGGGTGGCATGCTAGCGCCAGAATTTAGACAAGAAATTATTGGTCTTGCTGAAGTTCGTGACGTATTTAAGTCTCCTAAGATTGGTGCAATCGCTGGTTGTATGGTGACTGAAGGTACTATTAAGCGTAGCGCTCCAATCCGTGTTCTACGTGAAAACGTTGTTATTTACGAAGGTGAGCTAGAATCTCTACGCCGCTTCAAAGACGATGTTAGCGACGTCCGTAACGGAATGGAATGTGGTATCGGTGTGAAGAACTAT